The nucleotide window TATGGGAAATCTACATCTTTTATCTTTAATTCTTTAGAGCAAAATCTTGGAGGAGGAAGAGTACCAATAATTAATATTTTTGTATCATCATTTAAAATTGGTAAATATGGATGATAGTGAAAAATCATAAAAATCCTTTAACGTATATAGAATAATTTTTATATATATGATTAAAATTTATAGATATTGTATAAAATATAATCATTTTTTGATAAAATATTTTTTCAATTTAGAATGAAGGAAGAAGTATGCCATATTTAGAAGAAGTTTTTAACTATCTTAAAAGAACAAGTCCAGCCCAAACAGAATTTTATCAAGCAGCAGAAGAAGTATTATATTCATTGCAACCATTGTTAGATAAATATCCTCAATATAGAAAGCACAAAATTATAGAAAGAATAGTTGAGCCGGAAAGACAAATAATGTTTAGAGTAAATTGGCTTGATGATAATGGTGAGATTCAAGTAAATAAAGGTTTTAGAATAGAGTTTAATTCAGCATTAGGACCATATAAAGGTGGTCTTAGATTTCATCCAAGTGTAAATGCAGGAGTGATTAAATTTTTAGGATTTGAACAAATATTTAAAAATGCACTAACAGGTCTTCAAATTGGTGGAGGAAAAGGTGGAAGTGATTTTAATCCAAAAGGAAAATCAGACAATGAAATCATGAGATTTTGTCAAGCATTTATGAGTGAATTATATAGACATATTGGTGCAAATACTGATGTTCCAGCTGGTGATATTGGAGTTGGTGCTAGAGAAATAGGTTATATGTTTGGGATGTATAAAAAACTTGCAAATAGATATGAAGGCGTATTTACTGGAAAATCATTAAAATGGGGTGGTTCTTTAGCTAGAACAGAAGCTACAGGTTATGGATGTGTATATTTTGCAAAAAATATGCTTGCAGCACGAGGAGAGAGTCTAGAAGGACAAAGATGTGTAGTTTCTGGTTCAGGAAATGTTGCTATTTATACTATAGAAAAATTATATCATCTTGGTGCATTACCTATTACTTGTAGTGATTCAAAAGGTATGATTTTAGATGAAGAAGGAATAGATTTACTTTTATTAAAAGATTTAAAAGAGAATAAAAGAGTAAGATTAACTGAATATGTAAAATATAGACCAA belongs to Arcobacter defluvii and includes:
- the gdhA gene encoding NADP-specific glutamate dehydrogenase yields the protein MPYLEEVFNYLKRTSPAQTEFYQAAEEVLYSLQPLLDKYPQYRKHKIIERIVEPERQIMFRVNWLDDNGEIQVNKGFRIEFNSALGPYKGGLRFHPSVNAGVIKFLGFEQIFKNALTGLQIGGGKGGSDFNPKGKSDNEIMRFCQAFMSELYRHIGANTDVPAGDIGVGAREIGYMFGMYKKLANRYEGVFTGKSLKWGGSLARTEATGYGCVYFAKNMLAARGESLEGQRCVVSGSGNVAIYTIEKLYHLGALPITCSDSKGMILDEEGIDLLLLKDLKENKRVRLTEYVKYRPNAKYIPIEEYPEGKNMVWSIPCFAAFPSATQNELNLEDAKTLLANGCKCVSEGANMPSTPQAVDLFVEAKIAYGPGKAANAGGVATSQLEMAQNASMLSWTFEEVDAKLEQIMKNIFESASSTAAEFGQPTNLVLGANIAGFRKVADAMIEQGLV